One region of Aurantimonas sp. HBX-1 genomic DNA includes:
- a CDS encoding Lrp/AsnC ligand binding domain-containing protein encodes MTDLDRKDRSILRELQREGRLTNLELAERVHLSPTATAERVKRLTREGFILGYAARLAPEKLGRGMIVFVEVKMDRTSDAVFSEFKRVAEATPAIMECHMVAGGFDYLIKARVEDMAAYRAFLSETLLALPGVRETHTYAVMEEVKNTAAIAF; translated from the coding sequence ATGACTGACCTCGACCGAAAAGACCGCAGCATTCTCCGCGAGCTCCAGCGCGAGGGGCGGCTGACCAATCTCGAACTGGCCGAGCGGGTGCACCTGTCGCCGACGGCGACGGCGGAGCGTGTGAAGCGGCTGACGCGCGAGGGCTTCATCCTCGGCTACGCCGCAAGGCTGGCGCCCGAGAAGCTCGGGCGTGGCATGATCGTCTTCGTCGAGGTCAAGATGGATCGCACCAGCGACGCGGTGTTCTCCGAGTTCAAGCGCGTGGCGGAGGCGACGCCAGCAATCATGGAATGCCACATGGTGGCGGGCGGCTTCGACTACCTGATCAAGGCGCGGGTCGAGGACATGGCGGCCTATCGCGCCTTCCTCTCGGAGACCTTGCTGGCGCTGCCGGGTGTCCGCGAGACCCACACCTATGCCGTGATGGAGGAGGTGAAGAATACCGCAGCGATCGCCTTCTGA
- the putA gene encoding bifunctional proline dehydrogenase/L-glutamate gamma-semialdehyde dehydrogenase PutA, whose protein sequence is MPASPPPFTAPYAPDDAAAVAALLGAAGRWSHDEAAVDRRARALIEGIRGSAGGIGGVEDFLREFGLSSREGLALMILAEALLRVPDAATQDRLIEDKIGAGDWAHHDGDEDRMLTAASAWALGISARIIRPGETPQGVMQTLVKRLGAPAVRTATRQAMRFLGRHFVLGETIGDALDRARSFEKKGYRHSYDMLGEGARTAKDAARYFKSYADAIEAIGRKAGNKALPDRPGISVKLSALYPRYSPMHRDAVIRDLVPKVVELANLAKGYDLNLTIDAEEAERLELSLDVIDAVVAASDFKGWDGFGLAIQAYQKRTLAVIDHVAALAESAGIRMMVRLVKGAYWDTEIKLAQEKGLAGYPVYSRKPATDLSYLVAARALLDRRPLLYPQFATHNALTVATIMEMAGANPTGFEFQRLHGMGEALYETLRKTKGGGDIACRIYAPVGGYRDLLAYLVRRLLENGANSSFVAQVGDEDVPIETLLQRPRDLLADGPARHPKIALPRDVFAPRQNSAGVAFGDRQALGRFLAGRDAAGPLDVTARCAWPGAAADAPATVRSAVDGAPIGRVHALGADAATALVGEAARHVRAAEAVPAATRATWLRKAADLMEAREGLLMNLLAREAGKTVDDGIAEIREAVDFLRFYAAEAERLFGAPTFLPGPTGEENVLQYRSRGVAVCISPWNFPLAIFTGQVAAALAAGNVVVAKPAEQTPLVAAVAVGMLHEAGFPATSLYLAPGDGKAGAALVAHPATAAVAFTGSTDTAFAINRALAARNAPIAPLIAETGGINAMIVDATALPEQVADDVVMSAFRSTGQRCSALRLLFVQEEVADAMVEMIAGAAAELTVGDPRDIATDMGPVIDAAQHGMLREHLDRMGREQRIRFAGALPNGLPSEGHWIAPHIVELDRAEALPGEVFGPILHVVRWKAGGLDAVCDQIERTGYGLTLGIHSRIDDVARRVRERLTVGNVYVNRNMIGAIVGSQPFGGSGLSGTGPKAGGPNYVARFAREQVVSVNTAAAGGNASLIAMES, encoded by the coding sequence ATGCCGGCTTCGCCCCCGCCTTTCACCGCCCCCTACGCACCGGATGATGCCGCCGCCGTCGCGGCGCTGCTCGGGGCGGCCGGCCGCTGGAGCCACGACGAGGCGGCGGTGGACCGCCGGGCCCGCGCGCTGATCGAGGGCATCCGCGGCTCGGCCGGCGGCATCGGCGGCGTCGAGGATTTCCTGCGCGAGTTCGGCCTCTCCAGCCGCGAGGGCCTGGCGCTGATGATCCTCGCCGAGGCGCTGCTGCGGGTGCCGGATGCGGCGACGCAGGACCGGCTGATCGAGGACAAGATCGGCGCCGGCGACTGGGCCCATCACGACGGCGACGAGGACCGCATGCTGACCGCCGCCTCGGCCTGGGCGCTCGGCATCTCGGCGCGGATCATCCGGCCGGGCGAGACGCCGCAGGGCGTCATGCAGACGCTGGTGAAGCGTCTCGGCGCCCCGGCCGTGCGCACTGCGACGCGCCAGGCGATGCGCTTCCTCGGCCGGCATTTCGTGCTGGGCGAGACGATCGGCGACGCGCTCGACCGGGCGCGAAGCTTCGAGAAGAAGGGCTACCGCCACTCCTACGACATGCTGGGCGAGGGCGCCCGCACCGCGAAGGATGCCGCGCGCTACTTCAAGTCCTATGCCGACGCCATCGAGGCGATCGGTCGCAAGGCCGGCAACAAGGCGCTGCCCGACCGGCCCGGCATCTCGGTGAAGCTGTCGGCGCTCTATCCGCGCTATTCGCCGATGCATCGCGACGCCGTGATCCGCGACCTCGTGCCGAAAGTCGTAGAACTCGCGAACTTGGCCAAAGGCTACGACCTCAACCTCACCATCGACGCCGAGGAGGCCGAGCGGCTGGAACTGTCGCTCGACGTCATCGACGCGGTCGTCGCGGCCTCGGACTTCAAGGGCTGGGACGGTTTCGGCCTGGCGATCCAGGCCTACCAGAAGCGCACGCTGGCGGTGATCGACCATGTCGCCGCCCTGGCAGAATCGGCCGGCATCCGGATGATGGTGCGGCTGGTCAAGGGCGCCTACTGGGACACCGAGATCAAGCTGGCGCAGGAAAAGGGCCTTGCCGGCTATCCGGTCTATTCGCGCAAGCCGGCGACGGACCTCTCCTATCTCGTCGCCGCCCGCGCGCTGCTCGACCGCCGCCCGCTGCTCTATCCGCAGTTCGCCACCCACAACGCCCTGACCGTCGCGACGATCATGGAAATGGCGGGCGCCAACCCGACGGGCTTCGAGTTCCAGCGGCTGCACGGCATGGGCGAGGCGCTCTACGAGACGCTGCGCAAGACGAAGGGCGGCGGCGACATCGCCTGCCGCATCTACGCGCCCGTCGGCGGCTATCGCGACCTGCTCGCCTATCTCGTCCGGCGGCTGCTCGAGAACGGCGCCAACTCGTCCTTCGTCGCCCAGGTGGGGGATGAGGACGTGCCGATCGAGACGCTGCTGCAACGCCCGCGCGACCTGCTTGCCGACGGCCCGGCCCGGCATCCGAAGATCGCCCTGCCGCGCGACGTCTTCGCGCCGCGGCAGAACTCCGCCGGCGTCGCCTTCGGCGACCGCCAGGCGCTGGGTCGCTTCCTCGCCGGGCGCGATGCCGCCGGGCCGCTGGACGTCACGGCGCGCTGTGCCTGGCCTGGCGCCGCGGCCGACGCGCCGGCGACCGTCCGCTCCGCCGTCGACGGCGCGCCGATCGGCCGCGTCCATGCGCTCGGCGCCGACGCGGCGACCGCCCTGGTCGGCGAAGCAGCCCGCCATGTCCGCGCCGCCGAAGCCGTCCCGGCAGCGACGCGCGCGACGTGGCTGCGCAAGGCCGCCGACCTGATGGAGGCGCGAGAGGGCCTGCTGATGAACCTCCTGGCGCGCGAGGCCGGCAAGACCGTCGACGACGGCATAGCCGAGATCCGCGAGGCGGTCGATTTCCTGCGCTTCTACGCCGCCGAGGCCGAGCGGTTGTTCGGCGCGCCGACCTTCCTGCCCGGCCCGACCGGCGAGGAGAACGTGCTGCAGTACCGCTCGCGTGGCGTCGCGGTCTGTATCTCGCCGTGGAACTTCCCGCTGGCGATCTTCACCGGCCAGGTCGCCGCGGCGCTGGCAGCCGGCAATGTCGTCGTCGCCAAGCCGGCCGAGCAGACGCCGCTGGTCGCCGCCGTCGCCGTCGGCATGCTGCACGAGGCGGGCTTTCCCGCCACGAGCCTCTACCTCGCCCCCGGCGACGGCAAGGCCGGCGCGGCGCTCGTCGCGCATCCGGCGACGGCCGCCGTCGCCTTCACCGGCTCGACCGATACGGCCTTCGCCATCAACCGCGCGCTCGCCGCCCGCAACGCCCCGATCGCGCCGCTGATCGCCGAGACCGGCGGCATCAACGCGATGATCGTCGATGCGACGGCGCTGCCCGAGCAGGTGGCGGACGACGTGGTGATGTCGGCCTTCCGCTCGACCGGCCAGCGCTGCTCGGCGCTGCGGCTCCTGTTCGTGCAGGAGGAGGTCGCGGACGCGATGGTGGAGATGATTGCCGGCGCCGCGGCAGAGCTCACCGTCGGTGATCCCCGGGATATCGCCACCGACATGGGCCCGGTGATCGATGCCGCGCAGCACGGCATGCTGCGTGAGCACCTCGACCGCATGGGCCGCGAGCAACGCATCCGCTTCGCCGGGGCGCTGCCGAACGGCCTGCCGTCGGAAGGACACTGGATCGCGCCGCACATCGTCGAACTCGACCGGGCGGAAGCGCTGCCGGGCGAGGTCTTCGGCCCGATCCTTCACGTGGTGCGCTGGAAGGCCGGCGGGCTCGACGCGGTCTGCGACCAGATCGAGCGCACCGGCTACGGCCTGACGCTCGGCATCCACAGCCGCATCGACGACGTGGCGCGGCGTGTGCGCGAGCGGCTGACGGTCGGCAATGTCTACGTCAACCGTAACATGATCGGCGCCATCGTCGGCTCGCAGCCCTTCGGCGGCTCCGGCCTTTCCGGCACCGGGCCGAAGGCCGGCGGCCCCAATTACGTCGCCCGCTTCGCCCGCGAGCAGGTGGTGTCGGTCAACACCGCCGCGGCGGGGGGCAATGCCAGCCTGATCGCAATGGAATCGTAG
- the choV gene encoding choline ABC transporter ATP-binding protein has protein sequence MTKPIVSFQNVSIVFGKNPEAALPLADAGQSRAEIREATGTTLGVADASMEVFEGEIAVLMGLSGSGKSTLLRAVNGLAPVTRGRVVVDTGNGQVDPRDCGTKRLRELRRHEVAMVFQQFALLPWRSVADNVGLGLELSGEPKAERRDRVMTQLQLVGLGDWADNRVGELSGGMQQRVGLARAFATDAPILLMDEPFSALDPLIRSRLQDELLEIQQRLKKTIIFVSHDLDEAFKLGNRIAIMEGGRIIQIGTAQDIVLRPANDYVADFVTHMNPLNVLTAEDVMKPISRDSGDAPARVAGMAEPDTPLRRVMASVCKGQGSVVVSRNGQILGQIGAQEIVDALERHQVDQ, from the coding sequence ATGACCAAGCCGATCGTCTCCTTCCAGAACGTCTCGATCGTCTTCGGCAAGAATCCCGAGGCCGCCCTGCCGCTGGCCGATGCCGGCCAGTCCCGCGCCGAGATCCGCGAGGCGACCGGCACGACGCTCGGCGTCGCCGACGCCTCGATGGAGGTCTTCGAGGGCGAGATCGCCGTGCTGATGGGGCTCTCGGGCTCCGGCAAGTCGACGCTGCTCAGGGCCGTCAACGGCCTCGCGCCGGTGACCCGCGGGCGGGTCGTGGTCGACACCGGCAACGGCCAGGTCGACCCGCGCGACTGCGGCACGAAGCGGCTGCGCGAACTGCGCCGCCACGAGGTGGCCATGGTGTTCCAGCAGTTCGCACTGCTGCCCTGGCGCAGCGTCGCCGACAATGTCGGGCTGGGGTTGGAGCTGTCCGGCGAGCCGAAGGCCGAGCGCCGCGACCGGGTGATGACCCAGCTGCAGCTGGTCGGCCTCGGCGACTGGGCGGACAACCGCGTCGGCGAACTCTCCGGCGGCATGCAGCAGCGCGTCGGCCTTGCCCGCGCCTTCGCCACCGACGCGCCGATCCTGCTGATGGACGAGCCGTTCTCGGCGCTCGACCCGCTGATCCGCTCGCGGCTGCAGGACGAGCTTCTGGAGATCCAGCAGCGGCTGAAGAAGACCATCATCTTCGTCAGCCACGATCTCGACGAGGCCTTCAAGCTCGGCAACCGCATCGCCATCATGGAAGGCGGGCGGATCATCCAGATCGGCACGGCGCAGGACATCGTGCTGCGTCCCGCCAACGATTACGTCGCCGATTTCGTGACGCACATGAACCCGCTCAACGTCCTCACCGCCGAGGACGTGATGAAGCCGATCAGCCGCGACTCCGGCGATGCCCCGGCCCGCGTCGCCGGCATGGCCGAGCCGGACACGCCGCTGCGCCGGGTGATGGCGTCGGTCTGCAAGGGCCAGGGTTCCGTCGTGGTCTCGCGCAACGGCCAGATTCTTGGCCAGATCGGCGCCCAGGAGATCGTCGACGCTCTGGAGCGCCACCAGGTCGATCAGTAG
- a CDS encoding potassium channel family protein, protein MPRFLRFLAGLAFLATFSLPGTSAQAQEVGVVEMAPYATQDGDGNWSGPAVDLFREAADAAGLYYRLVAAGRQTEIGSMQAVFPVYADPQVADSVRRSLPFHVDPIGLIGAPGASSGPGFIEGLAGLFNLGFLKVVGMLSVLLLVVGTIFWLVEKSGDGDLASRESSIKGIGDGFWWAGVTATTIGYGDLVPKTLGGRAIAMIWMLFSMALTAILTAYLVSLTGQKGSGPSLEDAIADQRVGFVADGAVPESDLKAAQTLTSFASLDQAMDALDADEIDRIAYPYQAAKSAAGSKSVQRFAGTVAMPLFHVGSERLRVEIDRIILSPEWQRRMEDQFSSR, encoded by the coding sequence ATGCCAAGATTTCTCCGGTTCCTCGCCGGTCTCGCCTTCCTCGCCACCTTCAGCCTGCCAGGGACGAGCGCCCAGGCGCAGGAGGTGGGCGTCGTCGAGATGGCGCCCTATGCGACGCAGGACGGGGACGGCAACTGGAGCGGACCGGCGGTCGACCTGTTTCGTGAGGCGGCGGATGCCGCCGGCCTCTACTACCGGCTCGTCGCGGCCGGCCGCCAGACGGAGATCGGGTCCATGCAGGCGGTGTTTCCGGTCTATGCCGATCCGCAGGTCGCCGACAGCGTCCGGCGCAGCCTGCCGTTTCATGTCGACCCGATCGGCCTGATCGGCGCGCCGGGCGCGTCGAGCGGCCCGGGCTTCATCGAGGGGCTTGCCGGCCTCTTCAATCTCGGCTTCCTCAAGGTCGTCGGCATGCTCAGCGTCCTGTTGCTGGTGGTCGGCACGATCTTCTGGCTGGTCGAGAAATCCGGCGACGGCGACCTCGCGTCGCGGGAATCCAGCATCAAGGGTATCGGCGACGGGTTCTGGTGGGCCGGCGTCACCGCGACGACGATCGGCTATGGCGACCTCGTGCCGAAGACGTTGGGCGGACGCGCCATCGCGATGATCTGGATGCTGTTTTCCATGGCGCTGACCGCCATCCTGACCGCCTATCTGGTTTCGCTCACCGGTCAGAAGGGCAGCGGTCCCAGCCTCGAGGACGCGATCGCGGATCAGCGCGTCGGCTTCGTCGCGGACGGAGCGGTGCCCGAGAGCGACCTGAAGGCGGCCCAGACGCTGACCAGCTTCGCCAGTCTCGATCAGGCCATGGATGCGCTCGACGCGGACGAGATCGACCGGATCGCCTATCCCTACCAGGCAGCCAAGAGCGCCGCCGGATCCAAGAGCGTGCAGCGCTTCGCCGGCACCGTCGCCATGCCGCTGTTCCACGTCGGGTCCGAGCGGCTGCGCGTCGAGATCGACCGGATCATCCTGTCGCCCGAATGGCAGCGGCGGATGGAGGACCAGTTCTCCTCGCGCTAG
- a CDS encoding phosphatidylglycerophosphatase A, which yields MDTTLRLLDVPGGLSWTSPALWLSTWFGAGLVHPLRAGLAIATALFAAILLRRRTWLAALLIAVTGLGATGVVLWDDATGTGDDRRIVVDEVAGFLLVASVLGAARWQRLLLAAPIYLVIDRSKIWPLEWLEALPGAVGVMGDDMGAALITIPLFLAAEKFVFVGTARRARS from the coding sequence TTGGATACGACGCTCAGGCTGCTGGACGTTCCCGGCGGTCTTTCATGGACCAGTCCGGCGCTCTGGCTATCGACATGGTTCGGCGCCGGTCTGGTCCATCCGCTCCGGGCGGGGCTTGCCATCGCAACGGCCCTGTTCGCCGCGATCCTGCTGCGACGTCGCACTTGGCTTGCGGCGCTTCTGATAGCGGTGACGGGGCTGGGGGCGACAGGCGTCGTGCTATGGGACGACGCGACCGGCACGGGCGACGACAGACGCATCGTCGTCGACGAGGTCGCGGGATTCCTCCTCGTTGCCTCGGTACTCGGCGCTGCTCGATGGCAGCGCCTTCTGCTTGCCGCACCGATCTATCTGGTGATCGACCGGTCCAAGATCTGGCCGCTGGAGTGGCTCGAGGCCTTGCCGGGCGCTGTCGGGGTCATGGGCGACGACATGGGCGCCGCCCTCATCACCATCCCGCTGTTCCTTGCCGCCGAGAAGTTTGTTTTCGTCGGCACGGCTCGCCGCGCCCGGTCGTAG
- a CDS encoding ABC transporter ATP-binding protein, with translation MSAISLSAVTKRFGDAAAVDGVSLEIAAGEFVALLGASGCGKTTLLRLIAGFDTLSAGSIRFDGTVMAGEGRHVPPEDRNVGIVFQSYALWPHMNVGENVGYPLRVRGIRGAAKADKVAAALAAVDLSGFEARRPADLSGGQRQRVALARCLAMDPAVVLLDEPLANLDVNLRAAMEDTFKEFHERTKATMVYVTHDQAEAMAMADRVAVMEAGRVLQVSDPVTLYGEPASEAVARFVGNGSVVDCRFVGPAASGRARVALFGHEAEVRADPATLAPAGATARLCLRPEHLVVSDGEGFAARVAKATFKGSHALLEVAPAAAPGQLLPVWAPRLVAAGTEVRVAVRDGWLLPGIASGVPAARAA, from the coding sequence ATGTCCGCCATCTCTCTCTCCGCCGTCACCAAGCGTTTCGGCGATGCCGCGGCCGTCGACGGCGTCTCGCTGGAGATCGCGGCGGGGGAGTTCGTGGCGCTGCTCGGCGCGTCCGGCTGCGGCAAGACCACGCTGCTGCGGCTGATTGCCGGCTTCGACACGCTGTCCGCCGGGTCGATCCGCTTCGATGGCACCGTGATGGCGGGTGAGGGTCGGCACGTGCCGCCCGAGGACCGCAATGTCGGCATCGTCTTCCAGTCCTACGCGCTGTGGCCGCACATGAATGTCGGCGAGAATGTCGGCTATCCGCTGCGGGTGCGCGGCATAAGGGGCGCGGCGAAGGCCGACAAGGTCGCCGCGGCGCTCGCCGCCGTCGACCTCTCCGGCTTCGAGGCGCGGCGGCCGGCCGATCTCTCCGGCGGCCAGCGCCAGCGCGTCGCCCTGGCGCGGTGCCTGGCGATGGATCCGGCGGTGGTGCTGCTCGACGAGCCGCTGGCCAATCTCGACGTCAACCTGCGCGCCGCCATGGAGGACACGTTCAAGGAATTCCACGAACGCACCAAGGCGACGATGGTCTACGTCACCCACGACCAGGCCGAGGCGATGGCCATGGCCGACCGCGTCGCGGTGATGGAAGCCGGCCGCGTGCTGCAGGTGAGCGACCCGGTGACGCTCTACGGCGAGCCCGCCAGCGAGGCTGTCGCCCGCTTCGTCGGCAACGGCTCGGTGGTGGATTGCCGCTTCGTCGGCCCGGCGGCTTCCGGCAGGGCCCGGGTCGCGCTGTTCGGCCATGAGGCGGAGGTGCGGGCCGATCCCGCCACGCTGGCGCCGGCCGGCGCGACCGCGCGGCTGTGCCTGCGGCCGGAACATCTGGTGGTGTCGGACGGGGAAGGCTTTGCCGCGCGCGTCGCCAAGGCGACGTTCAAGGGCTCGCACGCTTTGCTGGAGGTGGCGCCGGCGGCCGCTCCTGGCCAGCTCCTGCCGGTCTGGGCACCGCGTCTCGTTGCGGCGGGAACCGAGGTCCGCGTCGCCGTCCGGGATGGCTGGCTGCTGCCGGGTATCGCGTCGGGCGTTCCCGCCGCGCGCGCCGCCTGA
- a CDS encoding formate--tetrahydrofolate ligase: MAEFTSDIAIARAAQKKPIREIAARLGIEEADIVPYGHDKAKIAAGFIKSLADRPDGKLILVTAINPTPAGEGKTTTTVGLGDGLNRIGKRAAVCIREASLGPNFGMKGGAAGGGYAQIVPMEDMNLHFTGDFHAITTAHNLLAALIDNHVYWGNALEIDTRRITFRRVMDMNDRALRGIVASLGGVANGFPRESGFDITVASEVMAILCLARDLADLEQRLGAIVVAYRRDKTPVFARDLKADGAMAVLLKDAMQPNLVQTLENNPAFVHGGPFANIAHGCNSVVATTTALKLADYVVTEAGFGADLGAEKFFDIKCRKAGLKPAATVIVATVRALKMNGGVAKADLGAENVAAVTAGCANLGRHIENIRQFGVPAIVAINHFGTDTEAELEAIKAYVAEMGEEAVVCRHWADGSAGITELAEKVARLADSGVAQFAPLYPDRLGLFEKIETVVRRIYRGAEVTADKAVRDQLKAWEDAGYGELPVCMAKTQYSFSTDPTLRGAPEGFAVHVREVRLSAGAGFVVAICGEIMTMPGLPSKPAAETIRLNEAGEIEGLF; the protein is encoded by the coding sequence TTGGCCGAGTTCACATCCGACATCGCGATCGCGCGGGCCGCGCAGAAGAAGCCGATCCGCGAGATCGCCGCGCGCCTCGGCATCGAGGAAGCCGACATCGTGCCCTACGGCCACGACAAGGCGAAGATCGCCGCCGGCTTCATCAAGTCGCTGGCGGACCGGCCGGACGGCAAGCTCATCCTCGTCACCGCGATCAACCCGACGCCGGCCGGCGAGGGCAAGACCACCACCACGGTCGGTCTCGGCGACGGGCTCAACCGCATCGGCAAGCGCGCGGCGGTCTGCATCCGCGAAGCCTCGCTCGGGCCGAATTTCGGCATGAAGGGCGGCGCGGCGGGCGGCGGCTATGCCCAGATCGTGCCGATGGAGGACATGAACCTCCATTTCACCGGCGACTTCCACGCCATCACCACGGCGCACAACCTGCTTGCCGCGCTGATCGACAACCACGTCTACTGGGGCAACGCGCTCGAGATCGACACCCGCCGCATCACCTTCCGCCGGGTGATGGATATGAACGACCGGGCGCTGCGCGGCATCGTCGCCTCGCTCGGCGGCGTCGCCAACGGCTTTCCACGCGAAAGCGGCTTCGACATCACCGTCGCCTCCGAGGTGATGGCGATCCTCTGCCTAGCCCGGGACCTCGCCGACCTCGAGCAGCGCCTCGGCGCCATCGTCGTCGCCTATCGCCGCGACAAGACGCCGGTCTTCGCCCGCGACCTCAAGGCCGACGGCGCGATGGCGGTGCTGCTCAAGGATGCGATGCAACCCAATCTAGTCCAGACGCTGGAGAACAACCCGGCCTTCGTGCATGGCGGCCCGTTCGCCAACATCGCGCATGGCTGCAACTCTGTCGTCGCCACCACCACGGCGCTGAAGCTCGCCGACTACGTCGTCACCGAGGCCGGCTTCGGCGCCGATCTCGGGGCGGAGAAATTCTTCGACATCAAGTGCCGCAAGGCCGGGCTGAAGCCGGCCGCCACGGTCATCGTCGCCACCGTCCGGGCGCTGAAGATGAACGGCGGCGTCGCCAAGGCTGATCTCGGCGCCGAGAACGTCGCGGCGGTGACCGCCGGCTGCGCCAATCTCGGCCGGCATATCGAGAACATCCGCCAGTTCGGCGTCCCCGCCATCGTCGCGATCAACCATTTCGGCACCGACACCGAGGCCGAACTCGAGGCGATCAAGGCCTATGTCGCGGAGATGGGCGAGGAGGCGGTGGTCTGCCGCCACTGGGCCGACGGCTCGGCCGGCATCACCGAACTGGCCGAAAAGGTGGCCCGGCTCGCCGACAGCGGCGTCGCGCAGTTCGCCCCGCTCTATCCCGACCGGCTCGGCCTGTTCGAGAAGATCGAGACCGTCGTCCGGCGCATCTACCGCGGCGCCGAGGTCACCGCCGACAAGGCGGTGCGCGACCAGCTCAAGGCCTGGGAAGACGCCGGCTACGGCGAGCTGCCGGTCTGCATGGCCAAGACCCAGTATTCCTTCTCCACCGACCCGACCCTGCGCGGCGCGCCGGAGGGCTTCGCCGTCCACGTCCGGGAAGTCCGCCTCTCCGCCGGCGCCGGCTTCGTCGTCGCGATCTGCGGGGAGATCATGACCATGCCGGGCCTTCCCTCCAAGCCGGCGGCCGAGACCATCCGGCTGAACGAGGCGGGGGAGATCGAGGGACTGTTCTGA
- a CDS encoding choline ABC transporter substrate-binding protein → MISRHVVAGLSLCALIAASPAAAQEPASCSTVRLSDVGWTDITATTAVTGKILDGLGYEADVKILSVPVTFASLSNNDLDVFLGNWMPAQSNDLKKYLDDGSIVQVHTNLEGAKYTLAVPKYLFDAGLKDFSDIHKFKDELDGKIYGIEPGNDGNSLVIGMIEKNEFDLGDFELVASSEQGMLSQVARATRSDEPIVFLGWAPHPMNSTYDIEYLSGGDDTFGPNYGGATVYTVTRKGYVEECPNVGKLLTNLTFDLEMENQIMGAILDDGKDPGEAAEEWLKANPGRLDAWLEGVTTTEGGEGLPAVKESLGLS, encoded by the coding sequence ATGATTTCTCGCCACGTTGTTGCGGGGCTTTCCCTCTGTGCTCTGATCGCTGCCTCCCCGGCCGCGGCGCAGGAGCCGGCAAGCTGCTCGACCGTCCGTCTCTCCGACGTGGGCTGGACCGACATCACCGCGACCACGGCCGTGACCGGCAAGATCCTCGACGGGCTCGGCTACGAGGCGGACGTCAAGATCCTCTCCGTCCCGGTCACCTTCGCCTCGCTCTCCAACAACGACCTCGACGTGTTCCTCGGCAACTGGATGCCGGCGCAGTCGAACGACCTGAAGAAATATCTCGACGACGGCTCGATCGTGCAGGTCCACACCAATCTCGAGGGCGCCAAATACACGCTGGCGGTCCCGAAATATCTCTTCGACGCCGGCCTCAAGGACTTCTCCGACATCCACAAGTTCAAGGACGAGCTGGACGGCAAGATCTACGGCATCGAGCCGGGCAATGACGGCAACAGCCTGGTCATCGGCATGATCGAGAAGAACGAGTTCGACCTCGGCGACTTCGAGCTGGTCGCCTCGTCCGAGCAGGGCATGCTCAGCCAGGTCGCCCGCGCCACGCGCTCCGACGAGCCGATCGTGTTCCTCGGCTGGGCGCCGCACCCGATGAACTCGACCTACGACATCGAGTACCTCTCCGGCGGCGACGACACGTTCGGACCGAACTACGGCGGCGCCACCGTCTACACGGTGACGCGCAAGGGCTATGTCGAGGAGTGCCCGAATGTCGGCAAGCTGCTGACCAACCTCACCTTCGACCTCGAGATGGAAAACCAGATCATGGGGGCGATCCTCGACGACGGGAAGGATCCCGGCGAGGCTGCCGAGGAATGGCTGAAGGCCAATCCGGGCCGCCTCGACGCCTGGCTCGAGGGCGTCACCACGACGGAGGGCGGGGAAGGCCTTCCGGCGGTCAAGGAATCGCTCGGCCTCTCCTGA
- the choW gene encoding choline ABC transporter permease subunit: MEWLEDNPLPIGDYAEAFVDWLTDNFTFVFDGLTTGLGGFIDGILFILEWPHPFVVVAVFCAIAWIARRSLPVVLFTLGGLLLIINLGFWEATVQTLALVLAATTTSMIIGVPLGIAAARREWVYVILRPILDLMQTIPTFVYLIPALILFGLGMVPGLVATVIFALPASIRLTRLGIASTPQQLIEAADAFGATPLQRLFKVEIPYALPQIMAGLTQTIMLSLSMVVIAALVGAPGLGVPVLRALNSINVGNGFEAGLAIVLLAIILDRFFRVEESPR; encoded by the coding sequence GTGGAATGGCTGGAAGACAACCCGCTGCCGATCGGCGACTACGCAGAAGCCTTCGTCGACTGGCTGACGGACAACTTCACCTTCGTCTTCGACGGGCTGACGACGGGGCTGGGAGGGTTCATCGACGGCATCCTCTTCATCCTCGAATGGCCGCATCCCTTCGTGGTCGTGGCGGTGTTCTGCGCCATCGCCTGGATCGCCCGCCGCTCGCTGCCGGTGGTGCTGTTCACCCTCGGCGGCCTTCTCCTGATCATCAATCTCGGCTTCTGGGAGGCCACCGTCCAGACGCTGGCGCTGGTGCTGGCGGCGACCACCACGTCGATGATCATCGGGGTCCCGCTCGGCATCGCCGCGGCGCGGCGCGAGTGGGTCTACGTGATCCTGCGGCCGATCCTCGACCTGATGCAGACCATCCCGACCTTCGTCTACCTGATCCCGGCGCTGATCCTGTTCGGCCTCGGCATGGTGCCCGGCCTCGTCGCGACGGTGATCTTCGCCCTGCCCGCCTCGATCCGCCTCACCCGCCTCGGCATCGCCTCGACGCCGCAGCAGCTGATCGAGGCCGCCGACGCCTTCGGCGCGACGCCGCTGCAGCGGCTGTTCAAGGTCGAGATCCCCTACGCGCTGCCGCAGATCATGGCGGGCCTGACCCAGACGATCATGCTGTCGCTGTCGATGGTGGTGATCGCCGCCCTCGTCGGAGCGCCGGGGCTCGGCGTGCCGGTGCTGCGGGCGCTCAACTCGATCAATGTCGGCAACGGCTTCGAGGCCGGCCTTGCCATCGTGCTCCTGGCGATCATTCTCGACCGCTTCTTCCGGGTCGAGGAATCGCCGCGATGA